One window from the genome of Actinomycetota bacterium encodes:
- a CDS encoding cobalt-precorrin-5B (C(1))-methyltransferase yields MKPHEPPLAPEVAGAQGLRTGWTTGTCASAAAKAATVWLVTGEPPADVEVALPSGRRVSFPVADVDPAVPHRCAVVKDAGDDPDVTNGAHVTAAVEWGRGRGVELRNGPGVGTVTLPGLGLPVGAPAINPVPARMVRRAVREVTARPVDVTISVPGGEQMAARTSNARLGIVGGISILGTTGIVRPFSTAAWRASVVQQVDVAAAQGQGHVVLSTGGRTDAAAQRLYAELAPVCFVEVGDFTGTALRRAAGAGVGQVTFVGMAGKITKLAAGVLMTHYRRSRVDVGLLAAVAARCGAPPEVASAATATSTARHFAEACLAAGHTASLEELCRLASSACREYVGGAVDVDVVMVDFEGARVVARA; encoded by the coding sequence GTGAAGCCCCACGAGCCGCCCCTCGCCCCCGAGGTGGCGGGCGCCCAGGGCCTGCGCACCGGCTGGACGACCGGCACGTGCGCCTCGGCCGCGGCCAAGGCAGCCACCGTGTGGTTGGTCACCGGTGAACCCCCGGCCGACGTCGAGGTGGCCCTGCCCAGCGGGCGGCGGGTCTCGTTCCCGGTGGCCGATGTGGACCCCGCCGTCCCCCACCGGTGCGCGGTCGTGAAGGACGCGGGCGACGACCCCGACGTGACCAACGGCGCCCACGTCACCGCGGCCGTGGAGTGGGGCCGCGGCCGGGGCGTCGAGCTACGTAACGGGCCGGGCGTGGGGACCGTGACCCTGCCTGGCCTGGGCCTGCCCGTGGGGGCGCCGGCCATCAACCCCGTCCCGGCCCGCATGGTGCGCCGGGCAGTACGGGAGGTGACGGCCCGGCCCGTCGACGTCACCATCTCGGTGCCGGGCGGCGAGCAGATGGCGGCCCGAACGTCCAACGCCCGCCTCGGCATCGTGGGGGGCATCTCCATCCTGGGGACTACGGGGATCGTGCGGCCCTTCTCCACGGCTGCCTGGCGGGCTTCGGTGGTCCAGCAGGTGGACGTGGCCGCCGCCCAGGGCCAGGGCCACGTCGTCCTCTCGACCGGCGGGCGCACCGACGCGGCCGCCCAGAGGCTGTACGCCGAGCTGGCCCCGGTGTGCTTCGTGGAGGTGGGTGACTTCACCGGGACGGCCTTGCGCCGGGCCGCCGGTGCGGGGGTGGGGCAGGTGACGTTCGTGGGCATGGCCGGCAAGATCACCAAGCTGGCGGCCGGGGTGTTGATGACCCATTACCGGCGTTCCCGGGTGGACGTGGGCCTCCTGGCCGCAGTGGCCGCCCGGTGCGGGGCCCCGCCGGAAGTGGCGTCGGCGGCCACCGCCACGTCGACAGCCCGCCACTTCGCCGAGGCTTGCCTGGCCGCGGGCCACACCGCCTCGCTGGAGGAACTGTGCCGGCTGGCCTCCAGCGCCTGCCGTGAGTACGTGGGGGGAGCTGTGGATGTGGACGTCGTGATGGTCGACTTCGAGGGCGCCCGGGTCGTCGCCCGTGCCTGA
- the cbiE gene encoding precorrin-6y C5,15-methyltransferase (decarboxylating) subunit CbiE encodes MHDVAVVGLHGGQWWGVAAGQALAGADVVIGAARHLDALEFLEAAGPSTTGAGACRRVALSSPVDAVLSLAAGHREAGRKVCLLASGDPGFFGIVRLARDRFPVVVHPAPPAVSLAFARLGENWDDAVVVSAHGRPAAAAVEAVLHHPKVAVLTSPDNPPQALGRALVAAGCGPRRVAVGADLGGPGERVTECGLQELAGGDFQPLAVVVFTAPGPAGPTVAWGLPEDRFDHRAGMITKAEVRAVALGKLDLPATGVLWDVGAGSGSVASECARLCPGLSVFAVERRPDDAARARANCAGTAVTVVEGEAPAALAALPAPDRAFVGGGGLDVLDAVLARLRPGGTVVATYAALDRAAAAAARLGNVVQVAVSRGAPVPPGGTFRLQAENPVFVCWGPDR; translated from the coding sequence GTGCATGACGTGGCCGTCGTCGGTCTGCACGGCGGGCAGTGGTGGGGGGTGGCCGCGGGCCAGGCGCTGGCGGGCGCCGACGTGGTGATAGGCGCGGCCCGCCACCTCGACGCCCTGGAATTCCTCGAGGCCGCTGGCCCGTCGACCACCGGTGCCGGCGCCTGCCGGCGGGTGGCCCTGTCGTCGCCCGTGGACGCGGTGCTGTCGCTGGCCGCCGGGCATCGGGAAGCGGGGCGGAAGGTCTGCCTGTTGGCCTCAGGCGACCCCGGGTTCTTCGGGATCGTCCGGCTGGCGCGCGACCGGTTCCCGGTGGTCGTGCACCCGGCGCCGCCCGCGGTGTCGCTGGCCTTCGCCCGCCTGGGGGAGAACTGGGACGACGCCGTGGTGGTCTCGGCCCATGGCCGCCCGGCGGCCGCGGCCGTCGAGGCCGTCCTCCACCACCCCAAGGTGGCGGTGCTCACGTCGCCCGACAACCCTCCCCAGGCGCTGGGTAGGGCCCTGGTGGCCGCCGGGTGCGGGCCGAGGCGGGTGGCCGTGGGCGCAGACCTGGGTGGGCCGGGCGAACGGGTGACCGAGTGCGGGCTCCAAGAGCTGGCGGGCGGTGATTTCCAGCCTTTGGCCGTTGTCGTGTTCACCGCCCCCGGCCCCGCGGGACCGACGGTCGCCTGGGGTCTTCCCGAGGACCGGTTCGACCACCGGGCGGGGATGATCACCAAGGCCGAGGTAAGGGCCGTGGCCCTGGGCAAGCTCGACCTGCCGGCCACCGGAGTGCTGTGGGACGTGGGGGCGGGCTCGGGCTCGGTGGCTTCGGAATGCGCCCGCCTCTGTCCCGGGCTGTCGGTGTTCGCCGTCGAGCGCAGACCCGACGACGCCGCCCGGGCCCGGGCCAACTGCGCGGGGACGGCCGTGACCGTCGTCGAGGGCGAAGCGCCCGCCGCCCTGGCCGCCCTCCCGGCGCCTGACCGGGCGTTCGTGGGGGGCGGGGGGCTGGACGTCCTCGACGCCGTGCTGGCCCGCCTGCGCCCCGGCGGCACTGTGGTCGCCACCTACGCGGCCCTCGACCGGGCCGCGGCCGCGGCCGCTCGACTGGGCAACGTCGTTCAGGTGGCCGTGAGCCGCGGGGCCCCCGTCCCGCCCGGGGGTACGTTCCGCCTTCAGGCCGAGAACCCCGTCTTCGTGTGCTGGGGACCGGACCGGTGA
- the cobJ gene encoding precorrin-3B C(17)-methyltransferase, with protein MLGTGPVTTVLCCSVTEAGAELARRLPYEHRHGDLVATVAARWDEVDALVLVCATGIAVRAVAPWLASKADDPAVVCVDDGGRWAVALCGGHRGGANDLAREVAVLVDAEPVVTTATDWAGLPALDALPGFTSAGDVAAVTRAWLDGRPPLVTRDPGLAHWPLPIGLSPPSRAGGTDAGAVTVTDADRAAAPGEVLLRPPSLVLGVGASSGASTDGLRDMVHRALARAGLHAGAVGLVATVEAKRHEPAVVALAHTLGVPLRVLPAGLLAAVPVPNPSAVVAAAVGTPSVAEAAALAAAGPGAQLVVEKNRSSDSTVAVARRARPEGHLAVVGLGPGTAALRTPAAAAAVRQATVVVGYGPYVDLAEDLLGPAQTTVRSPIGAEAQRCGAALDLAQSGERVALVCSGDAGVYAMASLVLELAPAHGCPPVTVVPGVTAALAAAAVLGAPLGHDHAAISLSDLLTPWAVIERRIEAVATGDFAVSFYNPRSQRRTTQLERALAILSAHRPPTTPAAVVTDAGRPGQHVVRTTLAGLDPEGVGMLSLVVVGSTTTRWSGDHMVTPRGYGP; from the coding sequence GTGCTGGGGACCGGACCGGTGACGACCGTCCTGTGCTGCTCGGTGACCGAGGCCGGGGCCGAGTTGGCACGCCGCCTGCCCTACGAACACCGTCACGGCGACCTCGTGGCCACGGTGGCCGCCCGGTGGGACGAAGTCGACGCCCTCGTGCTGGTGTGCGCCACCGGGATCGCGGTGCGAGCGGTCGCACCGTGGCTGGCCTCCAAGGCGGACGACCCCGCGGTGGTGTGCGTCGACGACGGCGGCCGGTGGGCCGTCGCGCTCTGCGGTGGTCACCGGGGCGGGGCCAACGACCTGGCCCGTGAGGTCGCCGTCCTGGTCGACGCCGAACCTGTCGTCACGACAGCCACCGACTGGGCCGGCCTGCCCGCCCTCGACGCCCTCCCGGGTTTCACGAGCGCTGGCGACGTGGCCGCCGTCACCCGGGCCTGGCTCGACGGCCGCCCTCCGCTGGTGACCCGCGACCCGGGCCTCGCCCACTGGCCCCTCCCCATCGGCTTGTCCCCACCCAGCCGGGCCGGTGGGACCGATGCGGGGGCAGTGACCGTGACGGACGCAGACCGGGCGGCGGCGCCGGGTGAGGTCCTGCTCCGGCCGCCGTCGCTCGTGCTGGGGGTGGGGGCCAGCTCGGGGGCGTCCACCGACGGCCTCCGCGACATGGTCCATCGGGCGCTGGCCCGGGCCGGGCTCCACGCCGGGGCCGTCGGGCTGGTGGCCACCGTAGAGGCCAAGCGCCACGAACCGGCCGTCGTGGCCCTGGCCCACACGCTGGGCGTCCCGTTACGGGTGCTGCCGGCCGGGCTGTTGGCGGCTGTCCCGGTCCCCAACCCCAGCGCGGTGGTGGCGGCCGCCGTCGGGACGCCGTCGGTAGCCGAGGCGGCCGCCCTGGCCGCGGCCGGGCCCGGCGCTCAACTGGTCGTCGAGAAGAACCGTTCGTCCGACTCGACGGTCGCTGTAGCCCGCCGAGCCCGGCCCGAGGGTCACCTGGCCGTGGTCGGGCTCGGGCCAGGGACGGCGGCCCTGCGCACGCCCGCCGCCGCGGCCGCCGTCCGCCAGGCCACGGTCGTCGTCGGCTACGGGCCCTACGTCGACCTGGCCGAGGACCTGCTGGGCCCGGCCCAGACCACCGTCCGCTCCCCCATCGGAGCCGAGGCCCAGCGGTGCGGGGCAGCCCTCGACCTGGCCCAGAGCGGCGAACGGGTGGCCCTCGTCTGTTCGGGGGACGCGGGTGTCTACGCCATGGCCTCGCTGGTCCTCGAACTGGCCCCGGCCCACGGCTGCCCGCCGGTCACGGTCGTCCCCGGGGTGACCGCCGCCCTGGCCGCGGCGGCTGTGCTGGGTGCACCGTTGGGCCACGACCACGCGGCCATCTCACTGTCCGACCTGCTCACCCCGTGGGCCGTGATCGAACGGCGTATCGAGGCGGTGGCCACCGGGGACTTCGCCGTCTCGTTCTACAACCCCCGCTCCCAGCGCCGCACCACCCAGCTCGAACGGGCCCTCGCCATCCTCTCCGCCCACCGCCCGCCGACCACCCCGGCGGCCGTGGTGACCGACGCCGGACGGCCCGGTCAGCACGTCGTCCGCACCACGCTGGCCGGCCTCGACCCCGAGGGTGTGGGCATGCTCTCGCTGGTCGTGGTCGGCTCGACGACCACCCGCTGGTCGGGCGACCACATGGTCACCCCGCGGGGCTACGGCCCGTGA
- a CDS encoding precorrin-8X methylmutase, which yields MTVLVADRCTACGACLLTCPEAALSAAPLRPAVDDAACTDCLACLEVCPVDAIVPHPIEVESYRRMAELVDLSGWPDGARQVVARMVHATADESFATTARVGPRAVEAAVAALRAGATVVCDSNMVMAGARSVPTTVCLLSETGPAPAGTTRSAEAFRLAAARYPEGALWVVGNAPTALDALLDLHAGGHVVPAAVIGLPVGYVGAAEAKQRLWSGPLADVSVTNSGRRGGSPVAAAALNALNALARLA from the coding sequence GTGACCGTTCTCGTCGCCGACCGGTGCACAGCCTGCGGCGCCTGCCTGCTCACCTGCCCCGAGGCCGCCCTGTCGGCCGCCCCCCTGCGGCCCGCCGTGGACGACGCCGCCTGCACCGACTGTCTCGCCTGCCTGGAGGTCTGCCCCGTGGACGCCATCGTCCCCCACCCCATCGAGGTCGAGAGCTACCGGCGGATGGCCGAACTGGTCGACCTCTCCGGATGGCCGGACGGTGCCCGCCAGGTGGTGGCCCGCATGGTGCACGCCACGGCCGACGAGTCGTTCGCCACCACTGCCCGCGTCGGCCCCCGGGCCGTTGAGGCCGCCGTGGCTGCCCTGCGGGCCGGCGCCACCGTCGTCTGCGACTCGAACATGGTCATGGCCGGGGCCCGGTCGGTCCCCACCACCGTCTGCCTCCTCTCCGAGACAGGCCCGGCGCCCGCAGGCACCACTCGGTCGGCCGAGGCCTTCCGCCTGGCCGCGGCCCGTTACCCCGAAGGTGCCCTCTGGGTCGTCGGCAACGCTCCGACCGCCTTGGACGCCCTGCTCGACCTGCACGCCGGCGGCCACGTCGTGCCGGCGGCCGTCATCGGCTTGCCCGTGGGCTACGTGGGGGCGGCCGAAGCCAAGCAACGGCTGTGGTCAGGCCCCTTGGCCGACGTATCGGTCACCAACAGCGGAAGGCGGGGAGGCAGCCCGGTGGCTGCCGCCGCCCTCAACGCCCTCAACGCCCTCGCTCGCCTGGCCTGA
- a CDS encoding aminotransferase class I/II-fold pyridoxal phosphate-dependent enzyme, whose translation MARPRGPAVARAAGVAPPPGEHGGDGPRLAAALGVSPDEVLDLSMSVNPCAPDVAALARAHLGSLRRYPDATEAVAALAQAVGIPADRVVLTNGGSEAIAAVAAEVGAGWVEPPEFSLYARHLPVLRPGAGRWRSNPCNPTGELAAPGDEAAVWDEAFWPLATGTWTRGDADRGAWVVGSLTKAFACPGLRVGYVLCPGPAEAERARSRLPAWSVSGLACALVPALMASADLERWAAEVRRLRAELVGVLAGAGYSPVAADGPWALVPGAGDLRERLARAAVLVRDCTSFGLAGTVRVAVPDEPGLERVAKALST comes from the coding sequence ATGGCCCGACCGCGGGGGCCGGCGGTGGCCCGGGCCGCGGGGGTCGCACCGCCGCCCGGGGAGCACGGGGGCGACGGCCCACGGCTGGCGGCCGCGCTGGGCGTCTCCCCCGACGAAGTCCTCGACCTGTCGATGTCGGTGAACCCTTGCGCCCCCGACGTGGCCGCCTTGGCCAGGGCCCACCTGGGTTCGCTGCGCCGGTACCCCGACGCCACCGAGGCGGTGGCCGCCCTGGCCCAGGCCGTCGGCATACCCGCCGACCGGGTGGTCCTGACCAACGGAGGCTCCGAGGCGATCGCGGCTGTGGCCGCCGAGGTGGGTGCGGGTTGGGTCGAGCCCCCGGAGTTCTCCCTCTATGCCCGCCACCTGCCGGTGCTACGCCCCGGGGCTGGGCGGTGGCGCTCCAACCCCTGCAACCCCACGGGCGAGCTGGCCGCCCCGGGCGACGAGGCCGCCGTCTGGGACGAGGCCTTCTGGCCCCTTGCTACGGGCACGTGGACCCGGGGGGACGCCGACCGGGGGGCGTGGGTGGTGGGTTCGCTGACCAAGGCGTTCGCCTGCCCGGGCCTGCGGGTGGGCTACGTACTGTGCCCGGGCCCGGCGGAGGCCGAGCGGGCCCGGTCCCGGCTCCCGGCCTGGTCGGTGAGCGGTCTGGCCTGCGCGCTGGTACCCGCCTTGATGGCCTCGGCCGACTTGGAGCGGTGGGCGGCCGAGGTGCGCCGGTTGCGGGCGGAGCTCGTCGGAGTACTGGCTGGGGCGGGATACTCGCCGGTTGCGGCCGACGGGCCGTGGGCCCTGGTGCCCGGGGCCGGTGACCTTCGCGAGCGGCTGGCCCGTGCCGCCGTCCTGGTGCGGGACTGCACGAGCTTCGGGCTGGCCGGGACTGTGAGGGTCGCAGTCCCGGACGAACCAGGTCTCGAACGGGTGGCCAAGGCTCTGTCCACCTAG
- the cobT gene encoding nicotinate-nucleotide--dimethylbenzimidazole phosphoribosyltransferase yields the protein MSSAFDRAARTVRPLDEAARAAAVELHGRLTKPRGSLGRLELVGAQLAAIAGACPPPLPSPASVAVFAGDHGVVAEGVTPWPQEVTAQMVANFVSGGAAINAVARQAGAEVVVVDVGVATALPPACDGAPGLWSRRVRAGTANIVTEAAMTAAECRSALDVGAEVAADLVTSGARALVTGEMGIGNTTPSAAVIAALTGRRAAEVTGRGTGLDDAGLAHKAAVVERALARHHSSPRAAIGGAGWAGEAGWSGSVGFDVLVSLGGLELAALAGFIVGGAAAGVPVVVDGVIADAALLAAQAMVPGVAARCLAGHRSVEPGAGAVLEVLGMEPVLDLGLRLGEGSGACLALPVIAAAARVMAEMATFDAAGVTDKDA from the coding sequence ATGTCCTCTGCCTTCGACCGGGCCGCGCGCACCGTACGGCCCCTCGACGAGGCCGCCCGAGCGGCCGCCGTCGAGCTGCACGGCCGCCTGACCAAGCCCCGTGGTTCGCTGGGCCGGCTGGAGCTCGTCGGCGCCCAGTTGGCGGCCATCGCCGGCGCCTGCCCGCCGCCGCTGCCTTCGCCCGCGTCCGTGGCCGTCTTCGCCGGTGACCACGGCGTGGTGGCCGAAGGCGTGACCCCGTGGCCTCAGGAGGTCACGGCTCAGATGGTGGCCAACTTCGTCTCCGGTGGGGCGGCCATCAACGCTGTCGCCCGCCAGGCCGGGGCCGAGGTCGTGGTGGTGGACGTGGGCGTGGCCACGGCCCTACCGCCCGCCTGCGACGGTGCCCCTGGGCTGTGGTCGCGCCGGGTGAGGGCGGGGACGGCCAACATCGTCACCGAGGCGGCCATGACCGCGGCCGAGTGCCGGTCGGCCCTCGACGTCGGGGCCGAGGTGGCGGCCGACTTGGTGACCTCCGGCGCCCGCGCCCTTGTCACCGGCGAGATGGGCATCGGCAACACCACCCCGTCGGCGGCCGTGATCGCCGCCCTCACGGGCCGACGGGCGGCCGAGGTGACGGGCCGGGGCACGGGCCTCGACGACGCCGGCCTGGCCCACAAGGCGGCCGTCGTCGAACGCGCCCTGGCCCGCCACCACTCGTCCCCCCGGGCCGCGATCGGCGGGGCCGGTTGGGCGGGCGAGGCCGGTTGGTCGGGGAGCGTGGGCTTCGACGTGCTCGTGTCCCTGGGGGGATTGGAGCTGGCCGCGCTGGCCGGGTTCATCGTCGGGGGAGCGGCCGCAGGAGTGCCCGTCGTGGTCGACGGGGTGATCGCCGACGCCGCCTTGCTGGCTGCCCAGGCCATGGTCCCGGGCGTGGCGGCCCGCTGCCTGGCCGGGCATCGTTCGGTCGAGCCGGGGGCCGGGGCCGTGCTCGAGGTGCTGGGCATGGAGCCCGTCCTCGACCTCGGCCTGCGCCTGGGCGAAGGCAGCGGGGCGTGCCTGGCCCTGCCGGTGATCGCCGCCGCCGCCCGGGTCATGGCCGAGATGGCGACGTTCGACGCCGCCGGTGTGACCGACAAGGACGCCTGA